TAAAATTATACCCGGTACCTATATAGGGCAGAATACCGGTAGGTTTTACCAGCGATTGCGCCAGAAACCGCGGATTATAAAATGCAATAAAATTGTTGTGCATGGCATCGTCAAAAGCTGACCAGGCTGAGCCAACCGGAACATATCTTTTATTGCTGCCCTTATTAGAAGCAATTACCACGAGCCAGTTCTCATTAGTATAATTGGGCCTCGATTTCATCTGCGCCATCAACTGTCCAATATATCCATCTACTTTTTTAACGGCCGCAGCATACAACGGCTCCGCAGCACTGTACCCGTTGGTTAGCCCCGCAGCGTCCACACCGCCAAACTGTACCACCAGCAGCTCCTGTGTGCCGTCTTTTACTAGAGCTGTTGCTTTCGTATTCGCTGCATCATCGTTGCCCGGAAAAACAAAATTGTCTGAAGCGTCCTTCATCAATGCATTGCTTAATGAAGGATCCGTTGCCACCGCAACAGTTTTTAACCGGTTAGCAAGGGATTTTATCCTGCTGAAAAGAGAAGGATATTGCGCAAGGTTATTGGGTGCATCAAAGGAGGTTCGCACCTGGTGTTTATCGCTTTTTACGCCCGTTAACAGGTTGGCCCATCCGTATGCATTGGAAACACTGTCATCGGCCTGACTATTGATACCATTAAAGGAATAAATCGAGTTACTGATAACAGAACTGATCACCGGTGGGTTAACCGCCTTGAGTTGTTCACCTACCAGGCCGTCCACCATCACAAAAAGCACCTTATTGACTTTTTGCGCTGGCGGATCGTTTTCATCGGAACTTTTTAACTGGTTATCAAAGGATTTATTACAGCCCGATAACAGAAAAAAACAAAAGATCCCGGCGCCTAATTTCAATATTGTTTTCTGTAAATGCATTCTTTTGTTAGTTTTTAAAATTCAATTTCAAAAAGTTTCCAACCTCAAGGTTATCAAACCGGTCAAATAGTCCCATCAGGAATAATGTAGGCAAACCAGTAGAGGAGGCTACTTCCAGCACATTGTTAACCCCTCCTCTGAACAAACCAAAGTTATTGAAGCCGGCGGCCAGGTCTCCGTTAGGATTTAAAATGGCCAGGCCCGGACGCACCTGTCCTCCGTAGTGCGTGAACGACCCGGAAACGACGATAAAATTGTGATGATTGATCTGCGCCGCAAAATTTACAATTCCGCCTTCAATTGCTTTGAATTTAAAGCTATTGTCAATACTGCCATCGGCATTGATCATTACCACTCCGTTTGCCGGTACACCATTATACTTACCGAAAGTACCGGCCAGCAAAATCTTCCCTGTATTTGCATTATAACGTATGGTATTGATAATACCGTCTGCTCCGCCGAGATTGCTGAAATTGGTGTTTACACTGCCGTCGTTTAGACTTAACCGCACAATACGATTGGCCGCTGTGCCGTTATAGGAGGTGAAGTTGCCCACCATAATAATATCACCATTGGGCAGTTGAATGGCATCCAGGATCTTTCCGTTAGGACCGGTTCTGCCTCTTTTTGTTGCATAATCGTAGTTAAACGTAGAATCATACGTACCGTCCGAAAATATTTTAAACGCACCGGGAGCCAGTATATTGTCAAAATAAGGACTGCTTTTGGTGGAATTATCGTAGAATACAGACATATACCCTTCAAAATTGCCCACCACGATGAGCTTTTGATCATTGGTTTCAAATACCCGCAACACCTCACCTCCGCTAACGCCGGCGTTCAAAGCAGAAACCGTATCTTTTCCGGCGGAAGGATCATTTACCGGATCAGGATTTACGACATCTACCACTTTTGTTTGCAGGGTTCCGGTACTGCTAAGCAGCGCCAGCCCGTTCACATTAGGAACGGTATCAAAGGCAGAAAAACCACCTGCCAGAATGTATTCCCCGGTACTTAATTTTTTTAGGAAATTGACGTTTCCCTGGATGGCTCCAGAAAGTGTGTGATTACCGATACTTCCGGAAATAGCTCCGTTGGTATTGATGGGAACAATACCCCTGATCGGCACCTGTGTGGTACCCACACCAGCATAATTTGTAAAAAGCCCATAAAGGTAGAGACTGTTATTGTTGATCTGCTCCAGGCCCAGCAGGGGTCCGTTTGACCGCGACCCCGATACCGAAAAGGATGGATCTATTTCAACATCTCCAAGAATAGTGATGGAAGGACCAAATATGTAATTCCCATCGATCAATATAGAAGCATTCCCGGATATGGCGGTAGCAGGTACCTTAACGGTAACGGTATTATCCGTTACTGCTGTTATCTCCGCCTCTACATTGCTGATAAAAAACTTGAATTTTCCCGTTTTCTCTTTCAGGCCGGCTATCTGGTAGGTAACGGATGTACCCGCATTAGCCCGTGCCGGAACCGGCCTGTCCGTCCCAAATTTATATGCAGGCTCCTCTCCCGGTGGATAAGGAGGATCTCCCAGCTTCACATCCTTCTTGCAGCTTCCCACGATTATGGCAACAAAGCAGATCAGGAAACTTATCTGTCTTAATCTCATTTTTATCTGTTTTCTGGTTGTTAGTTGTTAAAGTAAGCTACATCGTTAGCAAATTCCGTATCCGAAAAACCAAAGTCATGCCCCACAATTCCTACCAGGTGTACATATCCGTTTACGGGTTTTATATTTACGGAAGAAACATTGGCTGTTCGCCAGGTACCCACGTCCCTGGGAGTAAACGGGCTGGTAAGGTAGGAAATCGTTAACACCCTTGCCCCCGCATATTTAATAACATTATACTCATTGGGATTATCCTTACGGGGCAATAGCACATCCTGATAAACTGCGCCAATATTCATTGACACGCCGCCTGCAGATTGGTACATCTGCCCGGCATACGTGTTAATGTTAGCAAAATCGATCTGGCTGAAATCATTCAGGGACTTTACAAAACTGAACAGATATTTGGAAAGATGCTTTTTCCAGATTGCCGGAGCTATTTCTTCCAACCGGGTAATCCGGGGCTTTCCGATACGGTCCAATTGCTCATTGGCCTTTCTGAGCGCGGAGCGGATGGAGGAGTCTGCCGGGGCAAAAAAGGTAATATTATTGGCGCTAAACTGCTGCTCCATCCCCGCCAGCCGGATCACTTTCACCAATGAGTCAAAATACTGAGGTTTGGATTGAAGGTACTGCAATGCTGTACCGTTAAAAGTTCCGGCATGCTTACCGGTATCTTCAAAATAATCCTTTTTGCCACAAGCCATAGTCAGCAGCAATGAAACGAAAATGGCCAGTTGAATTCTATTCTTGTTCATAATCAAAATCATTTATTGCCAGTAAGTATTCAATGTGAGATAGGGGTTATTAGTAGTTGCGTTTTTATTGATGGGCCAGGTCCAGCAACCGTTTAAAAACTGCGACAAGGTAGCCGTATACCCGTAGGGATTGTTCAGTATCCGCTTGGTTCTTACCAGGTCGAACCACCAGTGGCCTTCACCCATAAGTTCACGGCACCGCTCCAGGTAGATCTGGTCTTTTAGCTTCTGTCCTTCTCCATCCAGTTCCGGCGCTCCGGCGCGGGCCCGTACCAGGCCGGTAATACGTTTCGCCTCAGCATCCTCTCCCAGTTCAGCAAGGGCTTCACCATAAAGCAGGATGGCATCAGAATAACGAAAAACCGTTTGACTGGCATCAAATGCAGCATTATCGGGACTATTTTCATCCACGCTGATCAGGAATTTTTTAATATAGAAGGTATAGTTCTCATTGTACATGGTCCCTGCGTCATACCAAACCGATTTCCTGTTGTCGTTGATATTTTGAGGGTATATATCCTCCATAAACTTTTTTGTGTAAAAAATATACGGGTAACTGGAGCTTGTAAAATTTTGAATGGGTTTCTTGGTATGGTCATAATAGGTGCCCCAGCCAAATGATTCGTTATAGTTTTTGTTCTGTGGAATTTCGAATAATCCTTCTTTAGACCGGCCCTTAAAAATTTCAGGAGTGCGTGAAAGCGGCAGCAGCTGATAGTTGCCCCCATTCTGTTCTACCAGTTCTTTACCATATTTTACCACTTCCTGGTAATAGCCGGGTGCATTCGCACCATCAAAAGCGGCCAGCCACATATTCATATGCATCAGCAAGGCCAGTGCAGACCCTCTCATGGCTCTTACAGCAACATAAACCGGGTTTTCATAGGTCCAGGGCAGATCCTGGTACACCGCATTCATATCGGCCACACAGTTTTTCAATACCTGTACCATTTTTGTTCTGGGTAGGGCTTCGGTCGTATAGGGCTTGGTATAATAAATGACATCGCCCCACTGGCGTACCATTAAAAAATATACAAAATTTCGGAGAAATACGGCTTCGGCTATATACTGTTTTTTAGCGGTTCCACCCAGGGTTGCATCCGGTACATCCGGAATACGGTCCACGGCGATATTAGCAGATCCGATCACTTTGTAAAACTGGTCCCAAACTGAAAAACGAGTCATATTCCATATCCCATACCAATATCCATTGGGGTTGGAGAAAAACGCCCTCAAATCGTTATTTTTTAACCAATCGATATAAGTACGGTCCCAGTTCGTGTTCCGGATCACCGGCGCGCCGCGCAGGTCGCCTTCAAAAAGAAAATAAGGAAACTCACCATCACCGGCGCCGGCTGTCAGATCAGGACGGGTAATGCTTTCCCGCAGTAATTCATAGTTACCGTTTGTAAAGGCTTCTACATCGGCTTTTGTCCTCCAAAAATTGTTACCCGATAAATTACTGGGCGGATCAATATTTAAAAACTTTTTACAACCGGTCAGCAAGGTAACCAGGATCAGCAGGCGCAGTATATTTGAAAAAGATAGTTTCATCGTTCTGAAAATTTAGAATTGTACACTTAAACCCAGCGAATACCCCCTGGCATTAGGATAACCGCCGGAAACATCCCGTCCCAGGCTGGTTACACTCTCGGGGTTCATACCACTGTATTTAGAAAATGTATATACGTTATTTACACTCGCTTTTAGCTCCAGCTGGGTCATGCCATAGCGGGCTATGAGTTGGCGGTTGAAGCGATACCTTAAGGAGATTACATTAATCTTTACATAAGATCCATCCTCCATAAACAGCGTTTGGTTGGAACGCAGGGTACCCATGGCATTGCCCCGTATATAGTCAAACGGATTGGGATATACAGCGCCGGCCATTCCATTCTCCAGGTTGCCATTTATCGGCGTCCAGTAGTTGAGGTCATCAATCGGCTGGTATGCAGATGAAGTAGTCGGGTTCATATATGCCGCAATACGTTTGGCCAATACCAGGTTAATAATATCCCGTTTTAACGTGGCGGTTACCGTCATATCCAGGAAGAAATTTTTATACTGAACCGAGGGACTAAAGCCGGCAGTGTATAGGGGAATGGGGTTCCCTACCGGTACCAGGTCGTTGTCATCAATGATATAGTCTCCGTTCACATCTACCCAAATCGGATCCCCGGCGTTAAAAAAGTACGTGCCGGTATTACCGTATTGCAGACGCAGACCGGTACGGGGGTTCACCGGTACATCTGCCACGCTTGCATAAACACCTTTGTTTACCAACATAAGATTGGTAAATGTATTTCGTCCTACACGCTGCACTACGGGCACACTAATATTGGCGTCGTTCTTAAATTGGGTTTGCTCTCTTAAACCGCCGGGCAGGGCCACCAGCGTACCTTTATCGTAGGAGAAGTTAAAGTTGAGAAAGGCCCTCCAGTCATTACGTTGATAAACCGTGGTATTTAAAGTAAACTCCACACCACGATTGACTACGGAGGCCCCGTTTACTTTGTATTTTCCAAAAGCTGTGGAGGATGTTAAAGATTTTTCAACCACCTGGTTGTCGGTGGTTTTATAATATCCTTCCAGCGTAATATTTACTTTGTTATTGAACATCGACAGGTCAATACCCATATTGGTAGTAGTGGTAACCTGTGGCACAAAATCGACATTAGGTACGCTTCCAAAATCAAAATGTACGGTTGGGTTATTGTTGTAGTAGCCTCCTACCGTATATTTTCCGTATACGTCAAAGATGTTTCCTACCGGGATGATGGATTTACCCCAGCTTCCGCGAATTGAACCTTCATTCAGCCACTTTACACCCTGAAGCCATTTTTCTTTTGCGAAGTTCCAGCGGGCGGAAACGCCGGGACTGTGAGAATATCCCGATGCCGGGCCGTTAACGGAGGTAACATCCGTACGATATTGCAAGTCCAGCACATATTTTCTTTTATAATTGTAGCTGAACAGTCCTCCAAAGGCTACCGATCGTTCATCTTTAATTAGTGCAATATCAGCCTGATCATAGGTTCCACCCGAGCTCAACATCCAGTAACCTCCCAGGGGACCTTGTAACTGATCGTTTGCAAAGCCGCCTACTTGCAAGGCTTCCGCCCGAAATTTGGTGGATCTTAATTCGTTGAACGCCGAAACATTAAACGTGTTATCGCCCAGTTCTTTGGTATATTGCAATTGAGCCAGATTGTAGATCTCTGTATTTTTATCATCCAGCATTTTCAGGTAAGAGGAGTTTCCCGAAAGCCAGGCCGGAGTAAACCCGGTATTATTGTTGGTATTATAGTTATAGCTTAATGCATTGCTCAACCGCAGTCCTTTTAGAAACTCATATTCCAGCTTGATGTTTCCCTGTATCTGGTTGGCTTTATTGATATTATTTTTACGGTCATCATCCAATAATACACTATTACCGGAATATAAAGACGGAGGTGGTAATAAAGAGGAGGTACTTGCACCCTTTGCAACCCCGGTCTGTAGTGCGCCTTCTCCGCTTCCGTTTCCTTTGAAACCCATCCCGCCTAATATGCTGGCCGTAAGCCGGAATTGTTGCACCGGTTGATATACCGCCTGCATGCTCAATGTGTACCGCTCGAAATCCGTATTTTTAATAATCCCGCCTTCCTTGTAATATCCGATATTCGTTTTATACGAGAACGTATTATCGCCACCAGAGATCTGCAGGTTGTGCTGATGGTTGAGTGTGGCCCGATAAAAATAGTCCTGCCAGTTGGTGGAGTTATTATAATAGGGATTGAGGCTATCGGACAGCATCAGATTGCTGTTGATATTGGCCTTTATGATTTCTATGTTTGTAGTATCATAGTTCAACATCGTATTGATACGCATCAACCGTTCATCCATTCCCCCCAGGGTTCTTAACAAAGTGGGTGGTTTGCGGGCAAACATATCTACCCGGTAGCTAACGATGGGCACCTTGGACCGCCCGCGTTTGGTCGTAATAATCACTACTCCATACGCGCCACGGGAGCCATAAAGCGATATAGCCGCAGCATCCTTCAGGAAGTCAAACGATTCAATATCTTCCGGCGGAATCAGCGACAGCGGGTTGATGTTATCCGGGCCGGATTGGGTACCGTAGGAATAATTGCTGTTGATATCTACCGGGATCCCGTCTATTACAAACAGGGGCGAAGTTGGAGTAATATAACCGCTGCTGCTCATACTGATGGTTGATACCCCGCGCACATTGATGGTACCAATAGAACCCGGAGAACCAGTGTTGTTTTGAATATTGACCCCAGCCACTCTTCCCTGCAACAACTCCATAACATTTGAAACCGGTGCCGACTGCACGACTTCGCCACTAATCCGTACTGTGGAACCCGTGGCAAGCTCCTTTTTCCGTTGTGAAAAAGCCTGCACTACGACCTCCTGCTCGCTGGTGCTTTTGGACTTCATTTCAATTTCAATACCAGAAGAACGGGAAATCGTATGCGTTTTGGTTTCATAACCCACCATCGTTACCGAAATAACGGATCCCAATGGAACATCTATTGTAAAATTACCGGCACTGTCCGTTTGTGTAAGCGTCCTGTTGGGTTTTGTCAGCGCAACCGTGGCTCCGGAAAGTCCATTCCGGCTGGCAGCATCCAATATGGTTCCTTTTATGGTGATCGCATTCTGTGACCAGGATTGTGGAGCAGCCCCAACCAGAACGCACATCATTAAAAACATCCTAACGGATCGATATATCCTCATCTGAATTAGTTTTGAATCATTAATCATTAGTAAAGCGTGGGTTATCGTTTACAAACTTGAAAACAATCTCCCAGTTGCCTGGCTCAAAAATGCGAAAATCCAGTCCCAGGTAGTTCTCCCTGGTTTCTCCACCTACAACCGTTCTGAAATAGGAAAAACGCAGGGTTGCCATTTCGCCGCTGGATGTGGTATAAAGCGTTCTCAGTCTTGCAAGTGGTATTGGATAGGCCACATCATACGTAACGCCGGTGGCATTCTTTACCATGTTAAATCCATGCAGCAGCCCTGCCCAGTTTGTATTTGAAAACCGGTCGGGGTTTATAAACCGGTCCTGTTTATCAAGGAACCGAATGGTTAACTTATGCTCATTTTTCCCACCATCATCTACCTTTCTTATATACACGCGTACATCGGAAGCTGAAAGTGTTCTGCCGGTACTATCTCCTTTCATATTTACGGTGGAAGGAAATACATAGGCCCTTGTAGGCATTCCTGTAAGTTGATCGATATTGGTAGGTTCAAACGGAATTTCTTTCATCGGCATCAGTCGAAGCGCCTGAAAATAGCGGCGCCCACCGGAGTTGGAAACTTCAAGATCAAACAAATACCCCGAGTCTGGCTGCGAACGAAAGAGCCTGGAACTGGCTTCAGCCCAGAGCGTCAGGTCGCCGGAATGTTCTCCGATTTCGAATAGCTGATGATTTTCCTTTGTTCTTTTGTTTTCGATTTCCTGAAGAGAAGTTTCTTTTCCGGTATAGGCCTGTTTCCAAACAGTTACGGGTACTACCGTTTCCAACTCACGTGCGGCATCACCGCTTCTTCTCCGAAAGTTCAGAATTTTAAAGGTAGCAGGATAGGTAGTAGACTGTTTGGAAAAAATATCTTCGTAAGTAGTGGTACGCCCAAGCGTAGGACTAAAAACGGCCTGGTTGATATCTGACTCCGGCCCGATGTTCTCTCTTTCTTGTGGAATCAACCGCTTACAGGAAAGCAAGCTTATGGCTCCGGCTGCAAAAAGAAACCAACAGGTAAAACGGGGAAATTTCATATACTCTTCTTTTGAAATGATAAGCTATTTAATGCTGTTAACCTTTTGAATGAATCCAACGCCAAAACCAAAATCATGTGTCTCCGGTAAAATGTTCACACTTGCATTCTGTGTTTTAATATCAACAGTAACCGTATTTACGCTTACCCAGTTGCTGCTGAACTGAGACCCGTTTCTGTCACTAAACAATATGGACCTTGGACCACCGCCTAAAAAACCGGAAGCATTGGAAGAGGCAAATTGTATTTGCATGGCATACCCGTATAATACACAGGGTACCGCGTAGCCATCTGAAGCCCTCAATAGTTCCCGGCTGGGATAAATGCCCTTCAAAATATAGCGCGCGAGGTAGGTTTGCAATACCTGCTGATCTATACTGGAAAGATCCAGTGCTGACATTGCCGGCACAGAATCCTGTCGTGCGAGGTTAATATTGCGAAGGCTTAACACAAAGCTTTTGTTGGTAAGCGCAAATACTGTGACCGAATCTGACGTTAGAGCTTCCACCAGTTCCGGACAGCGATCCAACGCTTTCAATAAGGAGTCATAAACACCTTTGGGCTGGTCTTTTAGATACTGATACGTATTTCCCTTGTAGAGCCCAAGGTTGTTCTCGTATGTTACATACGAATGATCTGCCTTTGTACAGGAAAGGACAAAAAGCAACCCCAGCGCCCATAAATAAGTATATTTTAATTGCTGCATAACCGGCAGTTTTTAAGGATTATTTCCAGAATTCAGTTTGCGTAATTTTTGGATTTCTCTTCAGTACATCGTTTGACACCGGCCAATAAATGCCGCCATTGCCAGTCCAGGTAGTAAGCTGGTTATCGAAATGAAGCAATTTATTAAACCGGATCAGATCATACCAGAACCAACCTTCTCCCATCAGCTCCCTTGTTCTTTCGGTGAAAATCGCATACAGCAAATTCTCTTTATCGTTGACAAGCGCTATCGGAAGTCCACGTTGCAGGCGGATCTCATTCAACCCTAAAAAGGCTTGTTGGTTATTGCCCAATACCGCCATCGCTTCAGCTTTCAACAGTTTGATTTCTTCTAATCTTGTAAAAATGATGGAAGAATTAAATACCGCGAATTTCCCATTATTGAACTGACCTCCATCGATCACCCGTATTTTTTTAAATACCGGGATCTCCGCATTAAAGTTTTCAAAATATGCGGTGCGGTATTGAGGCGGAGAAACATCCTGATTGATGCTGAAGCGGTCGTCATCGGCTTCAAAGAAGATAGAAGTAATTCGTTCTTTGGGTACATATATATCAGGCAACTGTTTGGACATGGCAAAAGCAGTCGTATTTGCCAGCGTCAGATTTTCAATGTGCCCGTCAATGGTGGTCTCTCCGCGATCTTTGATGAAAGGGAATGCTACCAATTGCCGGTAATTGTCAAAGCCCCCCGCAAACAGTCCCTGGGGACTTACCAGATTATCGGTGGTAGTTAGGTACACATTCGCCTTGTCTGCGTTAGAGATCACAAAGTCTGTATACGTGGCTACGTCCAGATAGCTCCCCTGCCAGGCACTGATATGTGCCAGTATTGCATATGCAGCCAACCGGGTAAATGGAGCGTTCAACCAGAAGCCGCTGCCTCTGTCGTAATAGTTCGTCGGAAACTTAAACTCCAGGTCTTCACCAGAGTAGATAAAAGGAAGATCCTTAGCTACCGCTTCTAATTCTGCTTTTGCAAAAGACAACACATGTGCCTCACTGGTCCGGGCAATCTGTTCAAAGTTTTTACCTTCCCCGGAAGTAGTAATCAACGGTACATCGCCCCAGATACGCACCATCAGAAAATATGTAAATGCCCGCAGTGCCCTGGCCTGAGCAATATCCAGATCGTAATACGCCTCCGTATAACGCTGATCTTTTAAACAGCTTTCCAGGTTTTCGATAAGCACATTACAACTGTTTATAGCTGCATAAAATCGACGCCAGTCGGTAGCGTTTTGCACCAACGGATACGAGGCTTTCAGATTGCTTTCGATTACTGCTTTTAAATCCGGCCTCGTTACCGACCGGAAATTTCCCTTTCTGAGTTCTCCCCAAAGCCAGTAATTATTGCCTTCCGCGAGCGCTGTTCTTAAAAGGCCGTACATACCCATTACTCCGGATCGGGCATCTTCAAGAGATTTCCATTGGTTGGCTTGCGAAACAATACTGGTGGGTATCAGATCCAACTTCTTATTACAGGCGCTGAAACCAGATAGCAACATAAATGCAGCAAAAAGTCTGAAAGTATACCTTATTAAACGAGCTAACATACAGATTCTTTATTGAGAATTTTAGAAATCGAGTTTAACGCCAAAGGTGATGGTCCTTGGAAGTGGCAATGCCCGGCCGGAATAAATGCCATTATAGGTGGCCAGCTCCGGGTCATCGCCTTTGAAGGGAGTAAACGTTAAAAGATTCGTGCCGGTGAGATACAGCCGGAACATGCTAAATTTTCTAAGAAAACTTTTGCTGTTCAGATCATACGCAAGCGTGAGCGATCTAAGCTTTAAAAAGGAAGCTTTCTGAACAAATAGATCCTGATCGTTCCGATAAGCAATTACATCACTCCAGGGATTATACCGGGGATAGACCTTAAGATCCTCTTTTCGTTCCCAATAAGTGATTTCCTTTACAGCATTTAAGCTTTTTGTATAATCATTATTTACAAAATCCAGCCGGTTGGAAGCATATTGATTCATAACAGAACGTCCCAGAGCAAAGAAAAACTGGAAATCCATCGAGAGCTTACCATATTGCAGCTCACTGCCAAATCCGCCAAATTGTTTCGGCATATAATTCCCCTTTAAAACCTTATCATCCTCATTGATATTATAATCGCCGTTCTGATCTACCCATCTTGGATCACCGGCCTTTAACCCGATGCCCTGGAAGGTTAGTGTGCGCCCAGTAGAAGAATTTACGGGCACTTCTGAATCGGAGTTATAGATACCCGCGTTCTCATAAATCCAAAAGGCATCAACGGGCTTTCCTACTTCCAGTTTTGTATTTTCAATCTCCACGCTTTTCACGCCTCCGGGAAGCGCTTTCAGCCTATTTTGATTAAAGCTGATATTGCCATTAAACTTCCATTTTACCGGAGATGAAGCACTAAGCAAATTGGCTGTTATTACCAGATCCACGCCTTTATTATTAACAGTCAGTCCACTTTTATATTCGCCGGTATACCCCCACTCACTGGCAACGGGCATCAATATGAGGCCATTTTTATTGTCGCGATTATAGAAGTCTGCCCCCAGTTGCAAATTTTCGTTAAACAATTCCACACGAAAACCCAGGTTTAATTTATTGTAGTATGCCCATGGGATATCATAGCCAATCCATCCCGTGGTATACGGCCTGGCAATTGCAGGTACTCCAATATAAGTGCCCAGGGTGGGCTCCTGCGGCCACCCGATATATGAGGTATACACCGGGCCGGTGGAATATCTGTCATCCTGTATCGGGATGCCAACTTTTGCATAAGAGGCCTGAACAGATAACTTTGCGTTATCCAGGTTAAGTTGACGGCCAAGATTGTATTCCAACCCTGTGCTGTAGCCGGTGAACCACCGGTTGTTCGGCTGCATGGTTGAAGCGCCGTCTCTTCTTATCACAGCTGAAATTTTTAAAAGATCGCGATAATCATAAGATGCGTTCCCAAAGAAGGACGATATTGCCATTTGCTGCTTTGCTGGGAAATAATAAGTAATGAATTTTCCGTCAGCAGCATTTGGACCAAAGAGGTTGATTTTAATAAAATCATTAGGCCCGTTATATCCGTAAGCA
The sequence above is a segment of the Niabella agricola genome. Coding sequences within it:
- a CDS encoding DUF5007 domain-containing protein, encoding MKFPRFTCWFLFAAGAISLLSCKRLIPQERENIGPESDINQAVFSPTLGRTTTYEDIFSKQSTTYPATFKILNFRRRSGDAARELETVVPVTVWKQAYTGKETSLQEIENKRTKENHQLFEIGEHSGDLTLWAEASSRLFRSQPDSGYLFDLEVSNSGGRRYFQALRLMPMKEIPFEPTNIDQLTGMPTRAYVFPSTVNMKGDSTGRTLSASDVRVYIRKVDDGGKNEHKLTIRFLDKQDRFINPDRFSNTNWAGLLHGFNMVKNATGVTYDVAYPIPLARLRTLYTTSSGEMATLRFSYFRTVVGGETRENYLGLDFRIFEPGNWEIVFKFVNDNPRFTND
- a CDS encoding RagB/SusD family nutrient uptake outer membrane protein, translated to MLARLIRYTFRLFAAFMLLSGFSACNKKLDLIPTSIVSQANQWKSLEDARSGVMGMYGLLRTALAEGNNYWLWGELRKGNFRSVTRPDLKAVIESNLKASYPLVQNATDWRRFYAAINSCNVLIENLESCLKDQRYTEAYYDLDIAQARALRAFTYFLMVRIWGDVPLITTSGEGKNFEQIARTSEAHVLSFAKAELEAVAKDLPFIYSGEDLEFKFPTNYYDRGSGFWLNAPFTRLAAYAILAHISAWQGSYLDVATYTDFVISNADKANVYLTTTDNLVSPQGLFAGGFDNYRQLVAFPFIKDRGETTIDGHIENLTLANTTAFAMSKQLPDIYVPKERITSIFFEADDDRFSINQDVSPPQYRTAYFENFNAEIPVFKKIRVIDGGQFNNGKFAVFNSSIIFTRLEEIKLLKAEAMAVLGNNQQAFLGLNEIRLQRGLPIALVNDKENLLYAIFTERTRELMGEGWFWYDLIRFNKLLHFDNQLTTWTGNGGIYWPVSNDVLKRNPKITQTEFWK
- a CDS encoding TonB-dependent receptor plug domain-containing protein → MSRNEQRITLLVTKLREHVGSSLPVRYAENKSYISAQQIIKGLLPGTFVQEPSGEPGTDQHVFVNGIGAPLLSKKDLYNQQAVVYINGIPMQKDHPFAYELQKNEDVRIGTGTNPFAIFNIENIESVEVIKDPVRLAMLGPLASNGAIWIITKNAKPGNNKINVNLHSGLVTVPDIMPVNAAYEYNFRQPFYTTFNPSGTSLMPSFLRDSTNVDYYGPANWYQSYYKPTFTYGADASLTGGSDRANFRLFLSGLKDANSADNTSLRKYNAGFYITVLPLKWLVFNSMIHYTRLERYRNRNIGERVMEQRYIPDITNPLTPNRSLYDKYLEEFEKAVDDNINSSLQTAFNATAMLKQLTLKASFALDYGEAARDAFWPTTLLEGNNFVSAYLGINQRVLFNSSAAYKFLLSNDQSLTLGLNQGFTNDFQRLKYAYGYNGPNDFIKINLFGPNAADGKFITYYFPAKQQMAISSFFGNASYDYRDLLKISAVIRRDGASTMQPNNRWFTGYSTGLEYNLGRQLNLDNAKLSVQASYAKVGIPIQDDRYSTGPVYTSYIGWPQEPTLGTYIGVPAIARPYTTGWIGYDIPWAYYNKLNLGFRVELFNENLQLGADFYNRDNKNGLILMPVASEWGYTGEYKSGLTVNNKGVDLVITANLLSASSPVKWKFNGNISFNQNRLKALPGGVKSVEIENTKLEVGKPVDAFWIYENAGIYNSDSEVPVNSSTGRTLTFQGIGLKAGDPRWVDQNGDYNINEDDKVLKGNYMPKQFGGFGSELQYGKLSMDFQFFFALGRSVMNQYASNRLDFVNNDYTKSLNAVKEITYWERKEDLKVYPRYNPWSDVIAYRNDQDLFVQKASFLKLRSLTLAYDLNSKSFLRKFSMFRLYLTGTNLLTFTPFKGDDPELATYNGIYSGRALPLPRTITFGVKLDF